A window of Babylonia areolata isolate BAREFJ2019XMU chromosome 2, ASM4173473v1, whole genome shotgun sequence contains these coding sequences:
- the LOC143276189 gene encoding uncharacterized protein LOC143276189, with protein MATNLADLQQEEDGRHKDQFETPSDSVSAVRHYRQSNRVIQFDPPPPPPPPPPSQSLILTSTFISTGSQGRGPVHQRRAQKELQFELVQAIERDNLSAVQYLISEGTQLNCIIMFNKTPLTYAIEKESFVLAKVLVKSGANTNYREPYGNAQQPLHIAVNVHSCDMMEFLLDNGADINGRNGCGLTPLMLASYTGQLEAVQLLHSREADLNIRDHVGKTAVHRAAEGQHSFVLQFLLTKGADINALDRFGRTALYHSIMFRHMDMIKLLLESGVSVNGSDLFSQSPLQVAVHRLSRQNMRAVLSTSLDYHKREKRIPTAEVRMLLNSGESEATVRVDFEILQLLVNAGALLDFFKLGDYFENLPNHVHDDDLKIALWHFLVVCDCTSDHEYFSLMGSKMSASVLDTWRQEKKSLQQLCRTAVRNQLRRRKPCDIHDSVNKLPVPTPLKNFLNLSDFFKRYPQFPPLFTAVGC; from the exons ATGGCAACAAACCTTGCAGATCTTCAGCAGGAGGAGGATGGAAGGCACAAGGACCAGTTTGAAACACCATCTGATTCTGTGTCAGCGGTCAGGCATTATCGTCAGAGTAACCGGGTCATACAGTTtgatcctccaccaccaccaccaccaccaccaccatctcagtCACTGATATTGACCAGCACTTTCATTTCAACAGGGTCACAAG GACGTGGACCAGTGCACCAGAGGAGGGCCCAAAAAGAGCTGCAGTTTGAGCTTGTGCAGGCCATAGAAAGGGACAACCTGTCTGCTGTCCAGTATTTAATCAGTGAAGGAACTCAATTGAACTGCATTATTATGTTCAACAAAACACCATTAACCTACGCCATTGAAAAGGAGAGTTTTGTTCTGGCGAAAGTACTGGTAAAATCAGGTGCTAACACGAACTACCGGGAACCATACGGCAACGCTCAGCAGCCTCTGCACATTGCAGTGAACGTTCACAGCTGTGACATGATGGAGTTTCTGCTGGACAATGGTGCAGACATCAATGGCAGAAACGGCTGTGGGTTAACCCCACTGATGCTGGCCAGCTATACAGGTCAGCTGGAAGCTGTGCAGCTTCTGCATTCTCGCGAGGCGGACCTCAACATCAGAGACCATGTGGGGAAGACGGCAGTTCACAGAGCCGCGGAGGGACAGCACAGCTTTGTGCTTCAGTTCCTGCTGACAAAAGGGGCTGACATTAACGCTTTGGACAGGTTCGGCAGGACCGCTTTATACCACAGCATTATGTTCCGGCATATGGACATGATTAAGCTCCTTCTGGAATCAGGTGTGTCGGTGAATGGTTCAGACCTCTTTAGCCAGTCCCCTTTGCAGGTGGCAGTGCACCGACTGAGCCGACAGAACATGAGAGCTGTGTTGTCTACGTCCCTGGATTACCACAAGCGGGAGAAGAGAATCCCCACAGCTGAAGTTCGCATGCTGCTGAACAGTGGGGAGAGTGAAGCGACTGTCCGTGTGGATTTTGAGATCCTGCAGCTCCTCGTCAACGCTGGCGCTTTGCTGGACTTCTTCAAACTGGGCGATTATTTTGAGAATCTTCCCAATCATGTGCACGATGATGACTTGAAAATCGCCCTTTGGCATTTTCTGGTGGTTTGTGACTGCACCAGTGACCATGAATACTTTTCCCTGATGGGGTCAAAGATGAGTGCGTCTGTGCTGGACACCTGGAGGCAGGAGAAGAAGTCTCTTCAGCAGCTGTGCAGGACTGCAGTTCGAAACCAGCTGAGGAGAAGGAAGCCTTGTGACATTCATGACTCTGTGAACAAACTGCCTGTACCAACACCCCTGAAAAACTTTTTAAACCTGTCAGACTTTTTTAAGAGGTATCCCCAGTTTCCGCCACTGTTCACTGCGGTTGGTTGTTAA